The Solanum lycopersicum chromosome 6, SLM_r2.1 genome has a window encoding:
- the LOC104645370 gene encoding uncharacterized protein — protein MAAPPTPQEGASQTRPPLFNGKYYGWWKNRMMDHLIGENPDLWGVILDGPTIPMKTATDGITKIPKERKEWNFEDKLAIQNNAKAKKILICGIGPDEYNRISSCQDAKAIWETLQTAHEGTTQVKKSKIDNLNRQYQLFRMAEGETIQDMHTRFTSIINEMYSLGEIVPNGKAVRKLLSVLPKTWERKVEDITEARDLDSLGMDELIGNLITYELKKNQEKKIGGKRKERNLVLKATASDDFEDENIALITKRFTRMLKRGQTFQKKAFQKPSENTKDQVCHKCGSPDHFIKFCPLWALEQKKANFEKGKDIKKDKSVPSNRRMTTQEADMSMKRAFAAMGNSFEEEFEGDDTENQSLLALEQEDDYDFLALVAVETKEEKETCRSQETILALMDGSDSEDDEEDDNQSKVLKIDKGWFSVNQLEIHLIWENMMMRHSCEGLEYEEIEKNQSKHGVIETS, from the exons atggcagcaccacctaccccacaagagggagcttcacaaacacgaccaccactgttcaatggaaaatattatgGATGGTGGAAAAATCGTATGATGGACCATCTTATTGGCGAAAACCCTGATCTATGGGGAGTAATTCTAGATGGCCCAACCATACCTATGAAAACCGCAACTGATGGAATCACCAAAAtcccaaaggaaagaaaagaatggaattttgaAGACAAGCTTGCAATTCAAAACAATGCCAAAGCCAAGAAAATTCTGATATGTGGCATAGGACCAGACGAATACAATCGAATCTCGTCATGTCAAGATGCCAAAGCCATATGGGAAACACTGCAAACAGCTCATGAGGGAACAACGCAAGTCAAGAAGTCtaaaattgataacttgaacAGGCAATATCAGCTGTTTAGGATGGCAGAAGGAGAGACTATTCAAGACATGCACACCAGGTTCACCTCCATCATCAATGAGATGTACTCTTTAGGAGAGATAGTGCCTAACGGAAAAGCAGTAAGGAAACTCTTGAGTGTCCTTCCTAAAACTTGGGAAAGAAAAGTCGAGGATATCACTGAAGCCCGCGACCTAGACTCACTGGGAATGGATGAGTTAATTGGTAATCTCATCACATACGAACTtaagaaaaaccaagaaaagaaaattggaggaaaaagaaaggaaaggaaCCTGGTTCTAAAGGCTACTGCatcagatgattttgaagatgaaaatattgccCTCATAACTAAAAGGTTCACTAGAATGCTAAAGAGAGGGCAGACCTTTCAAAAGAAAGCTTTTCAAAAACCATCTGAAAACACTAAAGACCAGGTTTGTCATAAGTGTGGGAGTCCAGATCACTTCATCAAATTCTGTCCACTTTGGGCCTTAGAGCAGAAAAAGGCAAACTTTGAGAAGGGCaaagacatcaaaaaggataagTCTGTCCCCTCAAACAGAAGAATGACGACTCAAGAGGCAGATATGTCAATGAAGAGGGCCTTTGCAGCAATGGGAAATTCATTTGAGGAAGAGTTTGAGGGTGATGATACAGAAAATCAGTCTCTTCTTGCACTAGAACAAGAAGATGATTATGACTTTCTTGCCCTTGTAGCAGTGGAAACCAAGGAAGAAAAGGAAACCTGCAGATCACAAGAAACCATACTAGCACTCATGGATGGATCAGATtctgaagatgatgaagaagatgacaaTCAAAGCAAG GTATTAAAAATTGACAAGGGTTGGTTTTCTGTGAATCAGCTTGAGATTCATTTGATCTGGGAGAATATGATGATGCGACATTCTTGTGAAGGCCTTGAATATgaagaaattgagaaaaatcaGTCAAAGCATGGTGTTATCGAAACAAGTTGA